The Corynebacterium auriscanis genome includes the window GCCTTCGTCATCCTTGTGAACCATGAAGGCTGAGATTCCACGTGCGCCGGCCTCTGGATCCGTCACGGCCATAACGGTGTACCAGCTAGAACGGCCGCCGTTGGTGATGAAGCACTTGGAACCGTTGATGACCCAGTCATCGCCATCGCGGACAGCGCGGGTCTTCATCGCAGCGGCATCAGAACCGGCTTCACGCTCAGTCAGCGCGTAGGAAGCCATCTCGCCGTTAGCAATGGATGGGAGAACTTCCTTCTTCAACTCATCGGAGCCGTTCAGGATCAGGCCCATCGTGCCAAGCTTATTCACTGCTGGGATGAGGGAGGAGGAGCCACACACGCGGGCAACTTCCTCGATGACAATGACTGCGGCTAGGGAGTCGCCACCCTGGCCGCCGAACTCATCGGGCACGTGAATGGCATTGAAACCGGAAGCGTTCAAAGCCTCTAGCGCCTCTTCAGGGAACCGTTCGTTCTCGTCGACATCCTTGGCGTGTGGAGCAATTTGCTGCTCGCTCAGCTCGCGGATGGCCTGGCGCAACTCGATGTACTCATCGGGCAGGCGGAACAGGTCGAAATCAGGATTGAAACCCATCGCGCAGTTAACCTCGCTTCTGTGTTCTACGGTGATTGATCTATTTCAATGTAACCACACCCGTTCACATCGTTATTGAATCCTTACCCAAAAAGGCACATATTTTTATGGCATGGCCGAGGAATCACGATACGGTTGTAAACATGAAGCCTTTGCACTTTCGCTCCGCTCGTACCCTCGGGGTCGCATCACTTTCTGTAGTGGCGCTATCACTCGCCGCATGTGGGGCGAATGACCCATCGAACGATCAGCGATCGACCGTCTACGGTTCTGATTCTTCTCAGCCCTCGAATGCCGCGAACGCATCGGACCACCTGGGCGCTGACGGAAGTGGCACCCAAAGCGGCGACCCTTCGCAAGAGAATTCGAAGCAGAAAGCCCTCGCGAGCGCCGATAACAACGGGCTGTGTAAAACCAACCAGCTGGACGTGACGGTGACACCTGAGCAGGGAGCAGCTGGCACCTCCTACTACAACATCGTCTTTGAAAATCGCTCCAATAAGGAATGTGCCCTCAAGGGTTTCCCCGGCGTGTCCTTGGTGAAAGACAATAACGGCTCCCAAATCGGCCGTTCCGCACAGCGCGAAGAGGGCATCCCCGCGGAGGCGGTCGCGCTGCGCCCGGATGAAAAAGCAATGGCTAGCCTAGGTATAACCCGCGCCGAGCTGCATGGAGATGCCTGCACACCCGTGCAGTCCACCGGGATTCGCGTTTACCCGCCGGAAGAAACCCTCGCCGCATACGTCCCACTCAAGGCCACCGGTTGTGAAGGCAACGTGGAGACCCTGAAGATCCGGCCGGTGCAGCCCTACAAGCCAGCACCGGGAACGGCAAACGCTAGGTAAGCTTTGGCTTCTTTCTACCTAGTCGCAGCCCTCGTTGCGCTTCTCACTGTGGGCGCACGGGGGTTTCAGCTTTCCCAGCGGGGCTTGTTTTGGGATGACTTGGTCATCCCATCGTTCTATTCAGGATTCAACCCC containing:
- a CDS encoding acyl-CoA dehydrogenase family protein encodes the protein MGFNPDFDLFRLPDEYIELRQAIRELSEQQIAPHAKDVDENERFPEEALEALNASGFNAIHVPDEFGGQGGDSLAAVIVIEEVARVCGSSSLIPAVNKLGTMGLILNGSDELKKEVLPSIANGEMASYALTEREAGSDAAAMKTRAVRDGDDWVINGSKCFITNGGRSSWYTVMAVTDPEAGARGISAFMVHKDDEGFRVGGLEHKLGIKGSPTAELYFEDCRVPASRMIGEEGTGFKTALQTLDHTRPTIGAQALGIAQGAFDEAVKYVKERKQFGKSIADFQNTQFMLADMKMKIDAARLMIYTAASNAERGFAEGGEKLGLMAAGSKAFASDVAMEVTVDAVQLLGGYGFTRDFPVERMMRDAKITQIYEGTNQICRMVMGRQILG
- a CDS encoding DUF4232 domain-containing protein is translated as MKPLHFRSARTLGVASLSVVALSLAACGANDPSNDQRSTVYGSDSSQPSNAANASDHLGADGSGTQSGDPSQENSKQKALASADNNGLCKTNQLDVTVTPEQGAAGTSYYNIVFENRSNKECALKGFPGVSLVKDNNGSQIGRSAQREEGIPAEAVALRPDEKAMASLGITRAELHGDACTPVQSTGIRVYPPEETLAAYVPLKATGCEGNVETLKIRPVQPYKPAPGTANAR